In Candidatus Babeliales bacterium, the DNA window CATAGGCAGCTGCATTTTGTGTGAAAGTTCTTCAATTATTTCATAAATCCATTGGTAGTGAGTTTTATCAAGTGGTTGTGCTTTGTATAAGGCAAGCACAATACGGTCGGAGAAAAAGAATGTAATAAAATTCATTATCACAGATAAAAAGAGGGCGATTTGTATTCCGGATACTCCGCCAATAAGACCACCAACAAGTAATAGTAATCCGCTGAGTATGATTAAAAGGACGGCAGTTTTGAGCATATTAAAAAACATAGTATCTCCTTAGTCTTCATATTCAATTTCCCAGTTGTCCATTTCTACAGTGTCATCTTTGTCGCTGTTGCTCTCTTTTTTATTTACAGGAGCACCAGGAGTTGTTGTTTGTACGTCTTTATTTTTGAGTTGTAAAAGGCGTTGATAACTGCTTTGCACAATCTCTTTTGACTTTTCATTCTCTTGCTCAAGTTCTTGTTGGGTTGTATCAAAAATTTTGTTCATCTCATTTTGCATTTTTTTAATCTGCTTTTTGAGCCGCAAAATCATTTCCACACCGGCAAGGTTGATTCCCATTTCGTGGGTAAGGTAGATAACCTCTTCTAGTTGATCAATGTCCTCTTCAGAAAAAAGTCGCGTGTTACCTGATGAACGTTTGGGGCTAATAAGCCCTTGTTTTTCGTAGAGGCGTACTGTTTGTTGGTGTACAGAAAACATTTTTGCAACGGCAGAGATGGAAAAAAAGCCTTTTTTTCTTCGAATTTTCATTATATTACCTAATTTTAACCCCACATTCCATTTCATTCCACGCGGGGTCCCCGGCGAAGAGTAGCGAAGTTGGGGATGAAATAGAGAGCTCTGTTGCGTCATTATAACCTGCAGATACTTTAGTATAGCACATATTTTTTTGCAAATCATGTTGAGTTAACAATTTTTGTTCGTATCCTTCGACAAGCTCAGGACGAACGGGAGGGAATAATCTTCTGAATGACCGGATATAGCTTCTATTGTTATGTATTAATCAAATTTATGGACGACTTTTGATTGTCAAATG includes these proteins:
- a CDS encoding MerR family transcriptional regulator, encoding MKIRRKKGFFSISAVAKMFSVHQQTVRLYEKQGLISPKRSSGNTRLFSEEDIDQLEEVIYLTHEMGINLAGVEMILRLKKQIKKMQNEMNKIFDTTQQELEQENEKSKEIVQSSYQRLLQLKNKDVQTTTPGAPVNKKESNSDKDDTVEMDNWEIEYED